The following are encoded in a window of Staphylospora marina genomic DNA:
- the sbnA gene encoding 2,3-diaminopropionate biosynthesis protein SbnA, with protein sequence MSVSAEDMLRRTVPDSVVDCVGNTPMVRLNRLFGADGVEVYAKLEYMNPGGSMKDRTARHMILESLKDGTIRPGSHLIESSSGNLGIAIAMIARVYGLKFTCVIDPKTSPANVRILKKLGASVDLVTKKDEHGGYLHTRIRRVKEILREIPGSVWLNQYANERNWQAHYHGTGREMTEQLPGKPDVLVAAVSTSGSLLGCARRLRETWPGLKTVAVDVVGSVIFGGKPGRREIPGMGASRVPEILSREEIDEVIYVSDREAVQGCHDLLAREGIFAGGSSGAVVTAIRKLIPSLPKPCRIVTLFPDRGDRYLDLVYNDDWVEQLPKREEEK encoded by the coding sequence ATGTCGGTCTCTGCCGAAGACATGTTGCGGCGAACCGTTCCGGATTCCGTGGTTGACTGCGTGGGAAACACGCCGATGGTCCGTCTGAACCGTCTGTTCGGCGCGGACGGCGTGGAGGTTTACGCCAAGCTGGAGTACATGAATCCCGGCGGCAGCATGAAGGACCGGACGGCCCGGCACATGATCCTGGAGAGCTTGAAGGACGGGACGATCCGGCCGGGTTCCCATCTCATTGAGAGCAGTTCGGGAAATCTGGGAATCGCCATCGCCATGATCGCCCGCGTGTACGGATTGAAGTTCACGTGTGTGATCGATCCGAAAACGTCTCCGGCCAATGTCCGAATCCTGAAGAAACTGGGAGCATCGGTGGATCTGGTGACGAAGAAGGATGAGCACGGCGGTTATCTCCATACCAGGATCCGGCGGGTGAAGGAGATTCTGAGGGAGATTCCCGGTTCGGTCTGGCTGAACCAATATGCCAATGAGCGGAATTGGCAGGCGCATTATCACGGAACGGGCCGTGAAATGACGGAGCAATTGCCGGGGAAACCCGATGTGCTGGTGGCGGCGGTCAGTACGAGCGGAAGCCTTCTCGGATGTGCCAGAAGGCTGCGCGAAACGTGGCCCGGGCTGAAAACCGTGGCGGTGGATGTGGTCGGTTCGGTGATTTTCGGAGGGAAGCCGGGGCGACGGGAAATTCCGGGAATGGGAGCGAGCCGGGTGCCCGAGATTCTCAGCCGGGAGGAAATCGACGAGGTCATTTACGTGAGCGATCGGGAAGCGGTGCAGGGATGCCACGATCTGTTGGCCCGCGAAGGGATCTTTGCCGGAGGTTCGTCGGGGGCGGTGGTCACGGCCATCCGGAAGCTGATTCCCTCCCTTCCGAAGCCGTGTCGGATCGTCACGCTGTTTCCGGACCGCGGAGACCGGTATCTGGATTTGGTATACAACGATGACTGGGTGGAACAACTGCCGAAACGGGAGGAAGAGAAATGA
- the sbnB gene encoding 2,3-diaminopropionate biosynthesis protein SbnB — MKAEKRPQILYLSQSDIVSLGGDRSDLYVEAIERALQLHAEGRFVQPLKPYLRTKETGGHIADRIIAMPAHLGDPGISGLKWVGSKHDNPQKRGLPRASALIILNDPTTNFPVAVMEGSLISGMRTAAVTAVAAKHLARKGFRVVGCVGCGVIARMQLITLLEQFPHIREIHLFDLNPGSAERLAGELRETFPEVTVTVAESAEAAVRRGETVITCTVADEPYIPFDWIRKGAFISNVSIMDVHKDVFLKADKVVVDDWDQSNREKKVIHRLVLEGRFSREQLHAELGEIVSGRKPGRETEDEIILLNPMGMAIEDIACAEEIYRKALEARIGKRLDLY, encoded by the coding sequence ATGAAAGCGGAAAAACGGCCGCAAATCCTGTATCTGTCGCAATCGGATATCGTGTCGCTGGGAGGGGACCGTTCCGACCTGTACGTCGAGGCGATTGAACGGGCGTTGCAACTGCATGCCGAAGGACGCTTTGTGCAGCCGCTCAAACCGTATCTGCGCACGAAGGAGACGGGCGGCCATATCGCGGACCGGATCATTGCCATGCCGGCCCATCTGGGAGATCCGGGCATCTCCGGGCTGAAATGGGTCGGAAGCAAGCACGACAACCCGCAAAAACGGGGACTTCCGCGGGCAAGCGCGCTCATCATCCTGAATGACCCGACGACCAACTTTCCCGTCGCCGTCATGGAAGGAAGCCTGATCAGCGGGATGCGGACCGCCGCGGTGACGGCGGTGGCCGCAAAGCATCTGGCCAGGAAAGGCTTTCGGGTTGTCGGCTGCGTCGGGTGCGGAGTGATCGCCCGCATGCAATTGATCACTCTGCTGGAACAGTTCCCGCACATCCGGGAGATTCACCTGTTTGATCTGAACCCCGGATCTGCGGAGCGGTTGGCCGGTGAATTGCGTGAAACATTCCCCGAAGTCACCGTGACGGTGGCCGAATCGGCGGAAGCGGCGGTCCGCCGGGGAGAAACGGTGATCACCTGCACCGTGGCGGATGAACCCTACATTCCGTTTGACTGGATCCGCAAAGGGGCGTTCATCAGCAACGTATCCATCATGGACGTCCACAAGGACGTGTTCCTGAAGGCGGACAAGGTGGTCGTGGATGACTGGGATCAATCCAATCGGGAGAAAAAAGTGATTCACCGGCTGGTGCTGGAAGGACGGTTCTCCCGGGAGCAACTTCACGCGGAGCTGGGCGAGATCGTGAGCGGACGCAAACCCGGGCGTGAAACGGAAGACGAGATCATTTTGCTCAACCCCATGGGCATGGCCATCGAGGACATCGCCTGCGCGGAAGAGATCTATCGGAAGGCGCTGGAAGCACGGATCGGAAAACGGTTGGACCTGTATTGA
- a CDS encoding IucA/IucC family protein: MERRTQADRDRARRKVLTELVNALLEENFAGMRESAGVCGEIRELSLPLDEGEQWLRVAVGFAGEVVFRGRKKPRFRSWEMSRPPVLLLRSGEEPSELDAPALMRLLAETSGEAWPNLDGVCEELRLAVEQHVLSGEADGGLRQDSGVSLKEGERFAALRDRPFHPLSRVKNGWNAEEYRLYSPEFGQRFGLDWVAVRNSHVTRGEDRVDDLPELLLTPEEAAKLRSEAAAKGVKDGEFVLIPVHPWQMKREIPKVFKSELEDGIIVPVAGATGCFQPGSSVRSLICLTRPDIHVKVPLGIYSLGALRILPPRYLRNAVIAQGLIREIIHQDGWLAEHLLVCDESRWATFLEPGSDLFADKSGHLGCLIRRYPREVFAADTVVPMSALSVHDEKGDAPLLRFLLSQGDGDGRELFGSVCRVLIRTACSFIRYGVLPELHGQNVVLLMRRGKPERLLIRDHDTLRICPEWMKRAGIPEISYVLKPGTRNTLVLPSLEELMAYLQTLIIQVNVASVMEGFVKGGHFTGDEGWSTVEEILRQELARIESPDLAQEARRVLFLAENWPMKEIIAPLLKRQGTGGGSMPSGMGRIANPFRRSG, translated from the coding sequence ATGGAACGGAGAACACAAGCCGACCGGGATCGGGCAAGGCGGAAAGTATTGACCGAACTGGTGAACGCGCTGCTGGAGGAAAATTTCGCCGGCATGCGGGAATCTGCCGGGGTCTGCGGAGAGATCCGGGAGCTTTCCCTGCCGCTGGACGAAGGGGAACAGTGGTTGCGGGTGGCGGTCGGTTTCGCCGGCGAAGTGGTGTTTCGGGGGCGCAAAAAGCCTCGCTTCCGTTCTTGGGAAATGAGCCGCCCGCCTGTGCTGCTGCTCAGGAGCGGAGAGGAACCGAGCGAGCTGGACGCTCCCGCATTGATGCGGCTGCTCGCGGAGACTTCCGGCGAAGCTTGGCCCAATCTGGACGGAGTGTGCGAGGAGCTCCGTCTCGCGGTGGAGCAGCATGTTCTGTCCGGTGAGGCGGACGGCGGTCTCCGACAAGACTCCGGCGTCAGCCTGAAGGAAGGCGAGCGGTTCGCCGCACTCAGGGATCGTCCGTTTCATCCGCTGTCCCGGGTGAAAAACGGGTGGAACGCGGAGGAATACCGCTTGTACAGCCCGGAGTTCGGACAAAGGTTCGGGCTGGATTGGGTGGCCGTCCGGAACTCTCACGTGACGAGGGGTGAAGACCGAGTGGACGACTTGCCGGAACTGCTTCTCACCCCTGAAGAAGCGGCGAAATTGCGGAGCGAAGCGGCAGCGAAAGGGGTGAAAGACGGGGAATTTGTCCTGATCCCCGTGCATCCTTGGCAGATGAAACGGGAGATTCCAAAGGTGTTCAAATCGGAGCTGGAAGACGGCATCATCGTGCCGGTCGCCGGTGCGACGGGATGTTTCCAGCCGGGATCTTCGGTTCGGAGCCTGATCTGTCTGACCCGTCCGGACATTCACGTGAAGGTGCCGCTCGGCATTTACTCGCTGGGGGCATTGCGCATTCTGCCGCCCCGCTATCTGCGGAATGCGGTGATCGCCCAGGGATTGATCCGGGAGATCATTCACCAAGATGGGTGGTTGGCGGAACATCTCCTCGTCTGTGACGAATCCCGCTGGGCCACGTTTCTGGAACCCGGGAGCGACCTGTTTGCGGACAAATCGGGTCATCTGGGTTGCCTGATTCGTCGGTATCCGCGGGAAGTGTTTGCCGCGGACACGGTCGTGCCGATGTCCGCCCTGTCCGTACATGACGAAAAAGGAGATGCTCCGCTTCTTCGGTTTCTGCTGTCACAGGGGGACGGAGATGGACGGGAATTGTTCGGGAGCGTCTGCCGTGTGTTGATCCGGACGGCGTGTTCGTTCATTCGATACGGAGTGCTGCCGGAACTTCACGGACAAAATGTGGTGCTGTTGATGCGGCGGGGGAAACCGGAGCGTCTGCTGATTCGGGATCACGACACGCTGCGGATCTGCCCGGAATGGATGAAACGGGCGGGAATTCCGGAAATTTCGTACGTGCTCAAGCCGGGAACCCGCAACACGCTGGTGCTTCCTTCCCTGGAGGAGCTCATGGCCTATCTGCAGACGCTGATCATCCAGGTCAATGTTGCGTCCGTGATGGAAGGGTTCGTAAAGGGAGGTCATTTCACCGGAGACGAGGGTTGGTCGACGGTGGAGGAAATCCTGCGTCAAGAGCTGGCGAGGATCGAATCGCCGGATCTGGCGCAAGAAGCCCGAAGGGTGCTGTTCCTGGCGGAGAATTGGCCCATGAAAGAAATCATTGCTCCCCTGTTGAAGAGACAGGGAACGGGCGGAGGAAGCATGCCGTCCGGCATGGGACGGATCGCCAACCCGTTCCGGAGGAGCGGATGA
- a CDS encoding MFS transporter, with product MDTWRRNFLILWTGQFVSISGLTVMVPLMPLFIEELTGTSGEAAAWWTGVCLAAPAVTSLFCAPLWGRLGDEWGRKWMVVRALGGLVISLALMGFCRSPWQFLLCRLFQGACGGVVDAAAAFAGSEAPPERKGQVLGRLNAATAAGSVLGPLMGGMLADLAGFRSLFFIMAALTGVLTVTAACFLRETNIVRQRESQEKSAVRPLKEAWLSLVRHRETRAFLCGGVFAQAGIYGVTAVFALHVAALSGDSSMAATWVGLLQAVTWLSVMVASPWWGKRNDTKPVHVSFVWAALGCGISVMIQAWVTDVGWLVPLRMVQGALFSALIPSVFCQICRSGDPRLHGTRVGLANSCLTGGQIQGSLLASACLVTLSTPWVLMVMGGLFIVGAAWVAVGKIPQADSGRSCPAVHAFTGETSEGQTG from the coding sequence ATGGACACCTGGCGTCGCAATTTCCTCATTTTGTGGACGGGTCAATTCGTGTCGATCAGCGGTTTGACGGTCATGGTGCCGCTCATGCCGCTGTTCATCGAAGAGTTGACGGGTACAAGCGGAGAGGCGGCTGCCTGGTGGACGGGAGTCTGTTTGGCGGCTCCGGCCGTCACTTCGTTGTTCTGTGCTCCCTTGTGGGGGAGGTTGGGGGATGAATGGGGCCGGAAGTGGATGGTGGTTCGGGCATTGGGGGGACTGGTGATCAGTCTGGCGTTGATGGGATTTTGCCGGTCCCCTTGGCAATTTTTGCTGTGCCGGCTGTTTCAGGGAGCGTGCGGCGGGGTGGTGGACGCGGCGGCCGCGTTTGCCGGTTCCGAAGCTCCGCCGGAACGGAAAGGGCAGGTGCTCGGCCGGCTGAATGCGGCCACGGCGGCCGGTTCGGTGCTGGGGCCGTTGATGGGGGGCATGCTGGCGGACCTGGCGGGATTTCGCAGTCTGTTCTTCATCATGGCCGCACTGACGGGCGTTTTGACCGTCACCGCCGCATGTTTTCTTCGGGAAACGAACATCGTCCGTCAGAGGGAGTCTCAAGAAAAAAGCGCCGTTCGCCCGTTGAAAGAAGCTTGGCTTTCATTGGTTCGCCACCGCGAAACAAGGGCGTTTCTCTGCGGAGGCGTGTTCGCACAGGCGGGGATTTACGGCGTTACCGCGGTATTCGCCCTTCACGTGGCGGCTCTTTCCGGAGACTCTTCCATGGCGGCCACTTGGGTGGGGCTGTTGCAAGCCGTCACTTGGCTCTCCGTGATGGTTGCTTCGCCGTGGTGGGGGAAACGAAATGACACGAAGCCGGTGCATGTCTCCTTTGTTTGGGCGGCACTCGGTTGCGGAATCAGCGTCATGATCCAGGCATGGGTGACGGACGTGGGTTGGTTGGTTCCGCTGAGAATGGTGCAAGGTGCTTTGTTTTCCGCACTGATCCCATCCGTGTTTTGCCAGATTTGTCGCAGCGGGGATCCTCGCCTGCACGGAACGAGAGTGGGACTGGCCAACAGCTGCCTGACGGGAGGACAAATCCAGGGATCGCTGCTGGCTTCCGCGTGTCTGGTCACCCTTTCCACTCCATGGGTGCTCATGGTCATGGGCGGTTTGTTCATCGTCGGAGCGGCTTGGGTGGCTGTCGGAAAGATCCCACAGGCGGACAGCGGGAGGAGTTGTCCTGCCGTGCATGCGTTCACGGGAGAAACGTCGGAAGGACAGACAGGTTGA
- a CDS encoding IucA/IucC family protein has translation MRRQWRRIAERQTLERLLNTYLREKGDGLCTEETLDASAGKSGRFTILLPRQHKRIHGTFAHFSPFGHHRYEDAFAVSGEGEESVPAESWKQVAVLLLDEIRDESEEKQRDALLHQMENSIDKTAVYLGRADEKKDEDWMMLPDGERSRRAEQRLLFGHPFHPTPKSSEGFGPEDLEQYAPEMEASFPLVWVAVHPEWIREERVDGENPADEAMFPADVREEAALLLAKGYRLFPIHPWQAGYLERDAVFQKALEHGAIVRLKQGGPLVSPTSSVRTVFSPELPWSLKLPLHVRITHFVRENTPEQIRRSLDASRVIRKFRRQWPCPSLTVLTETGALQICPPDARDREVFPAASANVLFRENPDRNRHAPLVVAALLECAPGRSEPPLFSAIREALNLPDGPVFAEGLAKWLEAYVEVAVIPAIELFAETGISLEAHVQNSLIHLENGWPTHFYVRDMEGVSINREHPEIRKITGGVIPVNSPVLYEERTAWERLQYYLITNHLGHLIHVLAYYGGWEESAAWMAVRERLERHLSRTPSHRSGWFDRLLTEETLAAKANLVSRLQNRSDNAVYIRVPNLLKRER, from the coding sequence ATGAGGCGGCAGTGGCGCCGGATCGCGGAGCGTCAGACGCTGGAGCGGTTGTTGAACACCTATTTGAGAGAAAAGGGAGACGGATTGTGCACGGAGGAGACTCTGGACGCCTCCGCGGGCAAATCGGGCCGGTTTACGATCCTTCTTCCCCGGCAGCACAAACGGATTCACGGAACGTTTGCCCATTTCTCGCCGTTCGGCCATCACCGGTATGAAGATGCATTCGCCGTCAGCGGGGAAGGAGAGGAATCGGTTCCCGCGGAGTCGTGGAAGCAGGTGGCTGTCCTGTTGCTGGACGAGATCCGGGACGAATCGGAGGAGAAGCAGCGGGATGCATTGCTTCACCAGATGGAAAACAGCATCGACAAGACTGCGGTGTATCTGGGGAGAGCGGACGAGAAGAAGGACGAAGACTGGATGATGCTTCCGGACGGCGAGCGGTCTCGCCGGGCGGAGCAGCGTCTGCTGTTCGGCCATCCGTTCCATCCCACCCCGAAGAGCTCCGAAGGGTTCGGCCCGGAAGATCTGGAGCAATACGCCCCGGAAATGGAGGCCTCCTTTCCGCTGGTGTGGGTGGCGGTGCATCCGGAATGGATTCGGGAGGAACGGGTGGACGGGGAAAACCCCGCCGATGAAGCGATGTTCCCCGCGGATGTGAGAGAGGAAGCGGCTCTTCTTCTCGCCAAGGGGTACCGTCTGTTTCCGATCCATCCGTGGCAGGCCGGATATCTGGAGCGCGATGCGGTCTTTCAAAAGGCGCTCGAACACGGAGCGATCGTTCGCCTGAAGCAGGGCGGCCCCTTGGTTTCTCCCACGTCTTCCGTCCGGACGGTATTCAGTCCGGAACTGCCGTGGTCCCTGAAACTTCCGCTTCATGTGCGCATCACGCATTTCGTCCGGGAGAATACCCCGGAGCAGATCCGACGTTCGCTGGATGCGAGCCGGGTGATCCGGAAGTTCCGGCGACAATGGCCCTGTCCATCCCTGACGGTGTTGACGGAGACCGGGGCACTTCAGATTTGCCCGCCCGATGCGCGGGATCGTGAAGTCTTTCCTGCGGCAAGCGCCAATGTGCTGTTCCGGGAAAATCCGGACCGGAACCGGCATGCCCCTCTGGTGGTGGCGGCTCTCCTGGAATGTGCACCGGGACGTTCGGAGCCTCCGCTGTTTTCGGCGATCCGGGAAGCGCTGAACCTGCCGGACGGGCCCGTTTTTGCAGAGGGATTGGCCAAGTGGCTGGAAGCGTATGTGGAAGTGGCGGTCATCCCCGCGATTGAGCTGTTTGCGGAGACAGGAATCAGTTTGGAGGCACATGTGCAGAATTCCCTGATTCATTTGGAGAACGGCTGGCCGACCCATTTTTATGTGCGGGACATGGAAGGAGTCAGTATCAACCGGGAACATCCGGAGATTCGGAAAATCACCGGCGGGGTGATCCCCGTGAACAGCCCCGTGCTGTATGAGGAGCGGACGGCTTGGGAACGGCTTCAGTACTACCTGATCACCAATCATCTCGGGCATTTGATCCATGTGCTGGCATATTACGGCGGTTGGGAAGAGTCCGCGGCCTGGATGGCGGTGAGGGAGAGATTGGAACGGCACCTTTCCCGCACCCCATCGCACCGGTCCGGGTGGTTCGACCGATTGCTGACGGAAGAGACCCTTGCGGCAAAGGCCAACCTGGTGAGCCGCTTGCAGAATCGGTCTGACAATGCCGTTTACATTCGTGTGCCCAATCTGTTGAAACGGGAGAGGTGA